One Marmota flaviventris isolate mMarFla1 chromosome 17, mMarFla1.hap1, whole genome shotgun sequence genomic window, TAAAGATTTCTGAACAGCCTCTTGGTGTCATTTAGAATCCCAGGAAAATCGACTAGATGTCAATGGCAGAGAGTGGTCTAGGTCAGGTCTAATGCTTCCATTCAAAACCGGACCATCCAGGCATTAAGAAAGTAAGTTATGAAAGGTGTAAAATGACTTTGACAGAGCATTAATAACAAAGCCATTTTAACCTATATCTCATAAAATTCCTAATGTTTtcatgagtaaagaaaaaagagccaaaaaaaaaaaaaaaaaaagattccccaGTGGTTCTGGGTCATTCCTGAATCTGCAGATTGTACTAAGTATTCTAAGCCAGCATGCATTGTTTTTAAGAAGATAAAACTTCTTCCACAGAATGCTTGCCCAACAGAAAagcttcctctcctcctcctcctccctcctccctcctcctcctcctcctcctccctcctccctcctcctcctcccctccccctcctccctcctcctcctcctcctccccctcctccttctcctcctcctcctcctccatgtcaGTATATACCAAGTAAAAggcttttcagtatttttttatttggtcctGGGAAGGGACAATTACAGGCAGTCAGCGAAGGAGGCTTTACTTCCCCTGCCCAAAAAAAGGGGGTAGCAGAATCTAAGAACCCCAAACACCTAAATGGGCAACTCAAGATGTGGACCCCCCACTGGCTAGGGATGGGGTTCACCTCAAGGTGCCTGAGACATTCCTGCTTTATTCCTAAATGATAACCCTCCTGCAGAGGAGGGCCCCTGTGGCTCCTAGACTTTTGGTGTCGTGGTAAATACTCATTTCTGACTGCACTGGTCCAGAAAAAACCTGAAAGGTGACCCAGTTTCTCAGAGTGGCAGTTTCGAGGCTTGTCCTGGAAGGCCATGGGTCCCTCACTTCACGGTGAGGTCAGATCCTCCGTGAACTCTGTGTGGTCTAGGAAGTCTTCATGGATGGAAGAGAGTTCAAACAGGTCTCAAACGATTCTCAGTCAGAAGGAAGAATCTCCTAGAGCCTTTAGCAAAGGACCCCAGAAggtctcattttttctttctccagtgcAGAGTTATCTGGCCTTGGGTGGCAGGTTCTTCTGGGTAAGGTTGAGGGGGAAGATTTACAGAAGATCTATGGGCTGCCAGATTTAGCAAAAAATATATTGCAAGGGACTTATCTATGCTAAGAAATCACACCCTCATTATCAAAAATTCAGGTTTCACCAAGTGTCCTGCCGCTCTCCTGGCAATCCAGGATGGCTGGGGCCTCCCTCAAAGGGACTGGCCTCTGCTCATGGAGGAGACCCAGGTCTGAAGCGGCTTTGATCAGATAactggagaagaggcaggagtCTCTTCCACAGGGACTCAACGATCTTACCCACTAGAATTTTCTTCCTGAAGTCAGCCTGCACCCTTGTAAGCTTCCTGTCCATTTCATTTCTAGGGTTCTACCCTGGTGACCACAAATCCAGGCTGACCAAAGAACTCGGATTCCCACGCCAGCCCCATGGCTTCTTGGGGGCAATTGTGCCCACCCTGTCTCTGCTTGTTTAATAAGCACTGCCACCCAGCTTCTGCCACTCCTGGTCCCATTCCTGCAAACTCACGGTTCTGTTTTATTTGTGGTTCTCCAAGCGGGGCCCCAGATCACCAGCATCCGCATGACCCAAAACACGCTAGAAATGCAAACAACCAGCACTGTGCTGAACACTTTCCATGCACTGTCTTAGTGACTGACCCAACCTCACGATTAAGATTCCCCTTAAAGTCTCAGAGAGGTTGGCAATTTGGTCCAAGTCACACAGCCTTGGTGAACTTGAACCCATGTCTGACTGACTCCTGATCCTAGGCTCCTAAACAGCCTCTCTTCCCTGTTATTAAGACCCAAAGCAGAAGGAACAGATGGGAAGCCTTATGGCTGGGAGGATTTCAGCATGCCCTTACCCACCCAATTTCCAGGAAAGTTTGAggggtgcgtgtgtgtgtgtgtgtgtgtgtgtgtgtatgtatgtgtgtgtgtgtgtctaagtgTATTTTTAAGGGTGTTAGACTAAGGAGAATAATACGTAGGACTCAATCAACCAAATTTAGGATTTAATGTGCTAGCACAAGTACCTGGGAGTGGTGCTAATTGTCAGCCAGAATTGGCTGATGGAAGTCTGGGCTTGAACTTTACATTTAATGAAGCAGAAGTGCCAGAACTTTCTGGCCTGTTAGGAAAGAATCCAAAGGCTCCGGGAAGTGGTCTGTTGGGAACGGATCCATTATGCACGAGCTGCTCAGCCATCCCCTAACTGTATCCCTGGGAAGGCCAGAGTAACACTCCCTTTATCCGGGGATTAGGATCTGCTCTGCTGAGGTCATGAGAGAAAGGCGGGCCCCTAACAGCTCCATCCAGGCTGTTGGCTGTGCCTCAGAGTTGGCAGGGGCACGCTGTCCATCTCTGGTTTTCAAACTTTCCTGTATCCCTGGGAGGGCTTGACACTTAAGTCATCGAGATGACCACCAACACCAGGACTGTGACCCTTTCCACTGTGTTCCCAAAACTTCTGGGCCGCCCCATCTCAGAATCCCACATGGAAGGAAGGTCTGTTTCCTGGGGCCCCAGACCTGTGTCTGTCGGAACTCCCACAAGACATAGACGGCACTTCAATGGAAAGGATTTGAGAAGAGCTATTTACAAAGATGGGGGTGGGACGGAGAAACCACAGGGGTCCTCTGAGGCTAGAACTGGCATGGAGACCATCCCTCAATCTGAACAGAAAAGGTCGGATAGTGAGTCCCCAAACCTGCACACAGAGAGCCATGAAGAGCCACCTTAAGAGAGGCTAAAACCTGACCCAGGTTTTAGAGGCACCTGGCAATCCCCTGGCATAACCCATGTCGTTTGGCCTCCCAGGGTAGAGAACAGAACGGAACAGAATGGACCATGTGTCTGAAGGGATGATCTAGGGATCTTCTTTTCTCACATGGCTCTTaacaagttttttgttgttattgtttgctttgcttttaatGCCAAGATTATGTAAGACTCAGAAAACAGCAAGTCGAGTGGTGCATGCTCTGGAATATTCTCTGGAATAGCTTGCGCAAGACTGGAATAATCAGTTTCTTACATGGTTGAGGGAATTAGCTGTTCAAGTCCTCTGAACCCGAGGAGGTTTTGTGGGAAGCTTTTCAATGactgattcaatttctttaatagttttaagaactcttcttttttttttcccatttcttcttgCAATGTGATATATTTTTCTGGAAATTCATCCATTtgctctaaattaaatttatggGGGTAAGGTTCCTTATATCTTCTTTCTGGTATTGCAGGGCCTGCGATGATGcccttattctattttatttatttctgctcttgACTCTTTgtgttggttttttctttcttttttttcaccgTCTGTCTCAGAAGGCCTCCAGCTTCATTAGAAGTTGGCCAAAGAATCCACTTTGGGCCTCATCTGGGCCTTCTGGTatatattgcctttttttttttttttttaatttctccaagCTCAGCTCTATTTCTTCCCTTCACTTTCACCGGCCTTGCTTTACTAGAGTGGAAAGACTTGTTTTATAATAGTGAAAGCACAGGGCAGAATACTTGGGCAAAGTATTGGAGCAAGGCATGAGCAGGCACCGGCATGCTCCGGCCTTGTCCctgcctttcccttccacccAGAAGATTGACAGGAAGAGGAGCAAAGAGCTCACCTCGCCCCTCCCTCCATCAGTGGCCCTAGCCCCAGAGTTCCTGAAACAAGAGGCCTGGACAGATCAGAGGTTTTCCAACCATGTCCCTCTGGACTTGAGCGGGAAAAAAAGGGAACCAGCCTGTGACCTAGGCAGCCCCTGCCATCAGAACTCAACTCCTCTGTCTCACCTGTGGCACTGCCACACTAAACCCAGCTGAGCAGCTAAATGAAAGTTTGCAGCCGACCTGGTGATTAAACCCACTAGATTTCTCACCCAGCGTCACCACTCACTTCCCTTGAGGTTTCGGACAAGTCATTTAATCTCTCTGCAACTCggtttcttcttctatgaaatgGGTGTGCTAGTAATGGGCCCCACCTCCTTAGGAATGAATACAGAACCTGGGCACGGCACTCTTTCCTGGAGGAGCTCCTTCTCGTTGCTTTCTTTATCGTGTTGGAGGAAAGCAAGCCCAGAAGAGTCGTTGGGTGGCTCCtgcagccagcctgggcagtaCATCTGTGCTCTCCTTCCACTTTGCCCCCTGCACCTGTAAGGCTAggagcctccagagcccctgctgCCTGGCCTGCCCACAATGCCAGCTTCCCTCTTGCATTTCCTGGGTCATGGACACCCAGCTCCGGCCCTTTCCTCATGCGGTCACCGTGACCTAGCCCAGGCAAGGTCTCTGagctctcccacccctctgctcccTATGAAAGGCAGGCAGAGCAGCCAGAGCAGGGGCCAAGAGCAACCCGGCTGCAGTCCCCAGGCACCATGAAGGCCACCACAAAGCCCTCTGGACCTGTTGCTCAGGGCAACCACTGTCAGCCCCCAGGCGCTTGCTCCGCCACGTAAGGCCGTACTCTCTCCcgccttccctctctttctttccattgCTCTCTCGTTCTAGAAAGCCCTGAGCCAAAGTGCTCCAATTCAAAGCCCCCCAGAGTGGCACGGCTCCCCAGAGCTTCACTTTAACATCTCATTTTAAAGTCAGAAAGCTGAAGCCCAGGCTGGATACCGGAGGGACCCATCCACCTCCAGACCTCCCCAAAGAAAGAGTCATACCTCAGCTGCCCACTCCAAACCCATGGCTTCTGCTTTCCTTCCCAGTCATTCCAAACACTGCAGATCTGGAGCCAGGACCTGCCCACTGGCTGTGCCCCTGGCATCCCTCAGATGGCTGTAACACCTTCCAACCTTGCAGCCAAGAGAACCAGTTTGAATCCTCGAGCTGCATGTGATAGGCCCTTCCCACCCTGGGAACCAGGGCAGGAGCTCTGAACTTGGCAGGGGCCAGATCTGCTTCTGCCTCTCTATGCTTTGCCTTCCCCACGGACCGTTCCTGACTCATCCAAGCCCAGAGAAACCTTGCACACCCCCAAAATCTTGTTATTGGTGGTTTCGCTTCTAGATAGGATCCATACCCGGAACACAAGCTGTTACCAGCAGGAAGAGTCCCTGGACGGCTACAAAGCCATCAGCTCATCAGTGAGAACTTTCCCTGGGAGGCAGTCGTGTGGGTAGAAATGACCTGCTCATCTTGTTCTCTCTGTCCCCTTGTGCCCCACCCAAAGTTCAGGCAGATGCCAGGCTGATGGGGATCCAACACTCAGAGGATAACATCTGAGCCTCTTTATGACTGTGCACACATGCCCAGAGAGGGCCAGTAACTTCCTATAAGGGCCCCACCCCTGTTTGGGCACTAGCCCGCACCCTCAAAGTTGACTTAGAAGCACCAAGAAAGTTCCACCAGAACAGCAAGAGTAGCAGCTGCCCCCAGAGACCCCTTCTGTCCACAGAGCCCCTTGCTCCTGTCTCAGGGTGGCTCTTTACCTGCTGCAGCTGGGCCAGGTGCTGTTGGCTCCTAGGAGTCAGCTGCAGGGCCGTGCCCTCCATCTCACGGTGTTACCCCCTCCATCCACAGCTTCAGAGCCATACAACAAGGAGATCTGTGCTGCCCAAGGACAAGCCAGGCATGGACTGCACCGCGCAAGACCTGGACTAAGCCCTCAGTCCCTGAGTGTGAGGGCTCAGCTCTcccctgcccacccacccccaacTTCCCAACCATCCTTTAGAATAACTTTGCTCTGATTTTCCAATGGAATTCTTTCTGTTTTGTATCACAAACACACTATGTCTTatgtaataatattattaaaattgttaCTGGTTTGGattttatattgaatattttttttttagttcttatttttcagtactggggtttgaacccagggcctcacacatgctaggcaagtgctctaccactgagccacaaccccagccccaatgatctcttttttttgttgttgttaaaacaAGGTGTTGAGCTTGATTCTTGACTGTGAGCCTCAGGGGGAGCCTCATACCCTGGGAGGGTTTCTCTCCGGCTTGCAGGGATGAAGCGGGTGACTGTGGAAATCACAAAGGGACCCTGCAACTTAGGGGGAACACTTCCTTGTGAATGTGAGCTTTGCTAAATTAGGTTGCTGTGCAAAGATGAATGCATTAGGAAGACCCCTGAATTTTttgcagaaaatatattttatttaaaatccagCAGGTATGGGGCGCTCCAAGGTGGGAGTAGATGGCAGAGCTTGCTATAGGGAATGCCATGTTCAGAAGCCCTGGCTGTGTGGCTCACCTAGGCTCCTCCAAGTGTCAGGGAGGGTCTACCTCAGCAGTCCAGGCTATTCTAGAACAATGGCTCTGGACTCCAACGTCTGCTCCTCTGGCCCACTGTCCATCAGCTATATATACTGTTTATGCCCGCCTGCTGTACCCTTCTCAGAAACTCCCACTCCTGACCAAAGGCTCTCCCTGGATCGACTACAGATGTCCTTTGACTGCTCTCCCCAACCCCATGTCTCCAGCTCCAAGCCTGGTGTGAGCGATACAGCCTGTATGTGCACCTGACTACCCTCCCCAGGGAACCAGgccatggggtggggtggggggagtcgaGGGCCCTGGAGGGAGCCTCCTTACAAGGTCGGAGTTGAAATCCAGACGGTAGGAGCTAGAGACCTTTAGAAAGGAAGACTGAGCCTGGATTGTAGAGGAATGAGAATGTCGGGAACCAGTTAGACTCAGTTCCGAGGACAAGAGGAAGACAGGAAAGTTTGGGGCCACcaggagggacaggagaggagagggtaGACACCAGGGGCTGTGGGTGGGATAGAATTGGGAGGGGAAGGCGGAGAGCGATCTACTGCCTCAGGCCAGGCAGGAAGAAGCAGGGCCCAAAGCAGGGCCTCATGGATGGAGGAGCAGGGGGATTAAGATCCCGCCAGACGGGTGACATGTCGCGTgctggagaaagagggagaaggccTGAGACTCAGGGCATTAGATCTTCTCCCCGAAGCCATCACGCTGGCCAGAAAAGGGATGCCAATCCTGAGACCCAGAATTCACTCCCCACCTTCACTGTTCTCAAATCACACTTTACACAAATTGGAACTTATGACTGTCCCTCTTAAAGGGACGGGGCCTCCTCTTCCTACATGACCATCCAGGTTCCTCTGCTCTTCCCAAGACTATCTCACTCCTCCAGATGAGCTACGATGGCATGTCTATCAGATCTAGCCCCCAAGTCATACCTCCACCAGGACTTTCCTAGCGACGGGAGGGTCCTGTGAACAGGTGTGTAGGGCCTATCCCTGGAGCAGCGGAGACAGGTCCCTGTGCACACTGCCGACTTGGGACACCAGGTAGATAGAGAGAGCTCAGGCCCAGGATCTCTGGACTCTAATGCCAGATCTAGCCCTGAACTGCTGGGCGTCCCTCTCTAGCCCTTAGTtgtctcatttataaaatggggtgGCACCCTTTTTCTGGAAGACAGTCTCATAAGACGCCCCCTATTTAGGTCATTAGATATCATCACCACCTAAACTCTCTGGACAGGGCAAGGGAGGGAGAGGGTCCTGCACCCCAGTGTGGCCCAGCCTGGCCCTCCTTGCTGCCCTACTCTGCCTCCATTTCAGCTGCCGGTCCTGGAGGCAGAGAAGCTGCAGGCCTGGGTCAAAACTCACCCCAGGCAAAGGCCATGCTGGGAGGCACTGAGTTATTTGCTGGTTCCTGTTGACAACTGTCACTTCCCCTGGCGCCAGGTCCCTGgggtctccctcctcctccccagccctccagcctcTGTCCTCCATCCCCCAGTGTGACTCAAGTGTGCCCCCTGAAATCCTTGTGAACCCCAAGAAACACAGGAGAGCAGGAGTTTGAAGTTTctagaatttaaatatatatataaagtgcaaCCACATAGCTTATCAAGACTGAGCACATCCTCTGAGTTGGAAGTTGGGGGGACGAGTGAAACCCAGGGATCTCCAGAGGCCAGGATGGACAAGAACCGCTCATCTTCACACCAGCAGGCAAGGTTTCAGTTTTCCCAAGTAACCCTGAACCCATCTCTCTGTCTTCAAGGCAcagctctctctgcctcccttcaGCTTGAAACTGTGAACAAAGAACACAGGAGAGGGCTGAGTCGCCAGAGTCACCCACTGGGTACCGTGCCCAAGTCCCCTCTCCACTTCCACGCACCCAGGTGACCCTGAGTATTCTCTCTGGGCCTTGCTTTTTCCCTTTATATATGAAGTCACTGTGATCTGTGGCTTGCTCATGGGAGGAGGGGGGGCATCCAGAGCATCAGGAGCTCATTGATAGAGTTTCCTGGACCCTTCTCCTAGAGATTATGAGTGGAACAGAAGACTTTGGAGACACGCTGAGGATTAgcttagatgaaaaaaaaaaatggcatcctTGAATATCTCTCTGCTTCAACTTTTAGTGTCTCCTGTCCGGCTAGGACCTCACTCATTCTCTGGACTCgtgtgtgtgttcttttctgATCTGCCCACTTCCCAATTTGACTATTGCCCAGTCCagagcccagctctgcctctACTCTCTGGGAGAACTTAGACAACTATCTCTTCCTCCAGAAACTTAAGTCGTCCTGATAACAGAAATGTGTGCTTCTGGGGTTTAGCAGAGATGACATGCGTGAAACTGCCTTAGAAAGCTGAGCAGTGTCTGTTACCCCAGTCAAGTGTGATGCAACCATCATGCTGAAACCCCTTCACCCAAAAGCAATATAGAGGCCACCTGATAACGTGGTACAGAGGAGCTCCCTGTCCCCAAATGCAGAGGCATGAATAATCATCACAACCTTGTTCTTTCCACTACATGATAATCCCGGTGCTTGTGTTAAGCAATCCCTTCCTCCGGGCATACAATACTGGGATATAGTCATTGGCACCTTGGACTTGCCAGAAACAAGTCGCTGCAGGAGTTCCTGGCACCTGCTGCGCAGCTCCGCGCGCCCCCTAGCGCCCAAGTGCGGCTCTGCATGCGAGTTTTGGGGGGGCCTCGCTCTCCGGATTTACAAAGCTTATTCTTGTGGAACAGCGCCATCTCGTGTCTGCTCTTGTCATTCCTGCCGACCACATTCCCTCTGGAGGGGAAGGACCCGGCAGGTGATCACTCACATTGCAGCCTGGTAAGCGCAGGTGGAGCTGGTTTCTCTGTAACACTGGATTGTCTTCTGGGAAATCCTTTTCTGCGCAAATGAGAAGCAGCATCGGGAGGAAGACACGTGCACTAGGAGACAAGCACAGAAGACACCTTGCATCCCTCTCTCTCAGCCTCTCACCCACAAAGCCCCTCCCAGGACAGCCCCAGGCTTGGGGACCACCCAGAGGGCTCCAGCACAGCCTGGTCTCAGCAGCCACCCAGGTGTGGGGTTAGGTGAAGAGTCAGAAGATGGGTTCAGATCGGAGCTCCCTGCAAACTAGCTGGCAGTTGTGAGAAGGAACCCAGGCCTGGCTCAGACTTTCCTCcattaaaaaaagactttagGCCTTGGTTTCTAATGGTTCATTTATTTTGACATTCCAGCCCAAGTGTATGGTTCTGTCCCCAGGGTTCTAGACCTCATAACCTGGGGGATCAGTCAGCCCAATGCACACAGGACACTGTGGTTCGGAGTACACAGACCAGGAGCCAGATGAGCtcaaaaagagaagggaagagctCCCAAGAAGTAGCCAGCTCCCCTGCTCCCCTGATGCTTAGCTGGTTCCAGGCTCCACCCCTACTCGGCTGGTTTCTACATTCCTCTTTCATCTACccactccccagcccccaaaactttGCATTCCAATATTGGCTCCTTCCTccgagttaaaaaaaaaaaaaaaaacctttcatgtCTATTACTAGATGGATATTCCTCCAACCCTGGAGGGTATGCATTACCAAACTCCATTTTTACCAAGAGAGAAATCCATCTGAGAATTAAAGGGCCCAAGACTTGCTCAACGTTAGCCAACTATTAAACGGCTCGAACCTTGGTCCTACTTGCAGATTCTGCCCATGATCTAACACACTGTGGAGGCAAGACCCGAGGCAAGACCCGGCTCCTCCTCTGGTCCTCAGGGCTCCCAGCTTGACTTAAAAATCTTGCAATTCCTCCAACTGCCTGCAGGGTCTGGACTAGACAGAGCCTCCTCAGGCTGAAGCTGGCAACTTCAAAGCTCTCCATGTTTGCTCCTGGTTCATGGTCCTACTGGCCAGCTCTGCCCCCAGCCCACTGGAATCCCCCATTCCTCCTCTTCAGGTAGGAGGAAGGCAGACAGAGTGGGTGAGTTCAAGGTGAGTCCTGCCCAAACCCCCAGAGCACCtgactgcctgcctgcctgccctcccCGGGGGTAAGCCAAGGGACTCGGACCACACTTACTGCTCTTGCTGTCCACGTCTTGTGGCCATGTTGCAGCCAGCAGCAGGCACACCAGCGCCACGGAGGTCAGTTTCATCTCGGATGTTTGGCTCCCGCCTCTTTGGAGCAGCCTCGGTGTGTTGGGTGAAGCCAAGGGCTCTCTCTGGTCTCATCCTCGGTGCCTAGAGCTTTTATCTGAAGACCTGGGGTGGGGTTTCCCAGGACaaggggaggaggtgggagtcacagggacagggacagttACTCACACCCAGTGACCACATGGAAAAATCCTTTCCTCATCTCTCCTAGATGACATTCGAGGTATGTTTGGGTGCTGGTTGGCCTCGGGAACTTCCCCAAGTGCAGGAGCCAAGATAAAGATCTCGAAGAAGCTCTCCTGGCTGAGTGGGAAGTCAAGAAAGGTGAGTGAGAGGAAGTGGCCTGTGTGTGGCTTCTCTAGCCCACACAGTTCCATCCCAGCCTGCTGCCACGCATGACCCGTGGAGCAGGATGGAGCAGAAGTGTTCTGGGCCTGTGCAGAAACACAGGCTTGCCTTGGAATCTCTGTTCTGCAAACTCACGGTGGCCTGCCCTTGCCCAAGTCACAGAGCCATCCAAGATGGCAATAAGAATGCATATCACACAGAGGGACCTAAGAACGAAAGAAGAGTCTCTGTGGCCAGTGCCTGGCCCCCGGGTATttggtatttctattttcttagtcCTCAGCACTTACTCTGCTTACCCTGTTCTGGGTCTTTCCTTAGCCCCAGGGAAGACAGCTCCCAAGGAGATGCAGGGCCTGAGCTGAGCTATTGTGCCTCAATGCATAGACAAACAAGATAAAGCCATGCAGTGTAAGGACTGCAACAGAGAGGGCATGACCTGAGCCCTGAGGAGGGCAAGAAGCCACCTCACCCTGTAGTGTCCGAGAGTGATCTTTAGGCAAGGTCTCCTGCAGGCTGGTGTGGGGAGGGCCGTGCTAGGGAGGGGAAGGGGTTTCTGCAAGGACCTCAAGGAACACAGGAGCACACTTCATTCCAAGTCCAGAGGCAAAGCTGGACTGTGGGGGTGTAACGGGGAATGGCTAAAGAGAGATGTGACTTCCGAGGGGCCAGTTCAGACATTAAATCCATTGCTTGGAAGACACAGCACATAGCCCCGTGCACCTGTGTATTCCTCATGATCCCATCCACAGGTGCTCAGGAAAAGGTAGCTGAGTCAAACGTACGTGTGGAACATGAGGCCCAGGTGCATGATAGAGTTGTAGAGGGGTGGCTGGACAGGTCTATTTGATCGTGAACTTGCCAGCTCAGACCCCTGCAGTGGCTCCCCACCGTCCATTGGGTGATGTGCAAGCAACCCACTGGACACTTATGGTGCTTTTTGTTAGGTCTCAGTGGATTCTTTCATCCCGTtgtgacctctctctctctccctctgggaACACCCCGTCCGTTTCCAATACCACTGTCTCCACCAAGTTGCTTGTGCTTTCCCACACCAACAGGATCTCCTCCTGCTTTGAATGTCCCTGTGCCTGGGTCACTACAGGAAGGTCTTATATTCCTGCAGCCCTCCTTGATGCTCTGGCATGGCTGGGTTGAAAGTGTCCTTCAAGACCATCCGCAATGGTGGCTCTTATATTTTTCTGAGAGCTTTTGCCAAGGTGTGAAAGTCTTGGCCCCATGTCACAATCAGAATGAAAAATGCATGTGCCTGTTCATGCTAGAGAAAGAAAACTCCAAGTGATTCTCTCGGCACCAGAAGGAAAGAATTGTGCATCTGCCATGAGTTCTTCATAGTATCCTGGATCAAAATGACCCTCAGAAAGGAAAGTCACTTGCTCCTATTGAGAATGGGTTGCAGAGACAGGGTGGTAGGACTTGAGCCCTGGCCATCTGACCTCCAAGTGCACCTGTCCCTGAGAATATGTT contains:
- the LOC114082773 gene encoding C-C motif chemokine 1, which encodes MKLTSVALVCLLLAATWPQDVDSKSMHVSSSRCCFSFAQKRISQKTIQCYRETSSTCAYQAAIFKLKGGRESCALKTERWVQGYLGKLKPCLLV